A portion of the Vicinamibacteria bacterium genome contains these proteins:
- a CDS encoding dihydroorotase → MTPRVLLKGGRVVDPSRKVDARLDVRLAEGVVEEVGPRLAARGATVIDVKGLVVCPGFIDLHTHLREPGREDKETIATGTRAAAAGGFTAVCAMPNTEPVNDQAGITRAILERARAEGVVRVYPIGAITRGSAGEELAEYGDLREAGCVAVSDDGRPVASARVMRRALEYARAFGLVVIDHCEEPTLSAGATMNEGPVSTLLGLRGAPAVGEAVMVERDILLAELTEGRVHIAHLSAAASLEAVRRGKARGVSVTAEVTPHHLLLTDQAVRDTEYDTSTKMNPPLRAEADRRALLGGLTDGTIDCIATDHAPHTVDDKKVEFDQAAFGVVGLETAVALCLDRLVATELIDLRRLVALFSTNPARVLGLPGGSLAPGSPADVTVLDLKRKRQVDPARFESKGRSTPFAGWILKGGPVMTIVAGKVMWKER, encoded by the coding sequence GTGACCCCCCGGGTGCTGCTCAAGGGCGGGCGGGTCGTGGATCCCTCGCGGAAGGTCGACGCGCGGCTGGATGTCCGGCTCGCGGAGGGGGTGGTGGAGGAGGTGGGCCCTCGGCTGGCCGCGCGCGGGGCCACCGTGATCGACGTGAAGGGCCTCGTGGTCTGCCCGGGCTTCATCGATCTCCACACCCATCTGCGCGAGCCCGGTCGCGAGGACAAGGAGACGATCGCCACCGGCACCCGCGCCGCCGCCGCCGGCGGGTTCACCGCCGTCTGCGCGATGCCCAACACCGAGCCGGTGAACGACCAGGCCGGGATCACGCGCGCCATCCTGGAGCGGGCGCGCGCGGAGGGCGTCGTCCGCGTCTACCCGATCGGCGCCATCACCCGGGGCTCGGCGGGGGAGGAGCTGGCCGAATACGGCGACCTCCGGGAGGCCGGGTGCGTGGCGGTCTCGGACGACGGCCGGCCGGTGGCCAGCGCCCGGGTCATGCGGCGCGCCCTCGAGTACGCGCGGGCCTTTGGCCTGGTCGTGATCGACCACTGCGAGGAGCCCACCCTCAGCGCGGGGGCGACCATGAACGAGGGCCCGGTCTCCACCCTGCTCGGCCTGCGGGGCGCCCCCGCGGTGGGGGAGGCGGTCATGGTCGAGCGGGACATCCTCCTCGCCGAGCTGACGGAGGGCCGGGTCCACATCGCCCACCTCTCCGCGGCCGCCTCTCTGGAGGCGGTGCGCCGGGGCAAGGCCCGGGGCGTGTCCGTGACCGCGGAGGTCACCCCCCACCACCTGTTGCTGACCGACCAGGCGGTGAGGGACACGGAGTACGACACTTCCACCAAGATGAACCCGCCCCTGCGCGCGGAGGCGGACCGGCGGGCGCTCCTGGGGGGGCTCACGGATGGCACCATCGACTGCATCGCCACCGACCACGCTCCCCACACCGTGGACGACAAGAAGGTGGAGTTCGACCAGGCCGCCTTCGGCGTCGTCGGCCTGGAGACGGCGGTGGCCCTCTGCCTGGACCGACTGGTGGCGACCGAACTCATCGACCTGCGGCGGCTCGTGGCCCTCTTCTCCACCAACCCCGCGCGCGTCCTGGGCCTGCCCGGGGGGAGCCTCGCCCCCGGGTCCCCCGCGGACGTGACCGTGCTCGACCTCAAGCGCAAGCGGCAGGTGGACCCCGCCCGCTTCGAGAGCAAGGGGCGCAGCACCCCCTTTGCGGGCTGGATCCTGAAGGGCGGGCCGGTGATGACGATCGTGGCCGGAAAGGTGATGTGGAAGGAGCGCTAG
- a CDS encoding class I SAM-dependent methyltransferase produces the protein MPSASDDPSLDALRQRLDAEEAAYAELLAAVDRLASFPLPAEALPDLPARVGLLNMLWEAPPPPPGSGLGGKARRWVWEALAPARARQTEFNAALVQVLNGYLEETGRLHARLRELASALVHYLQRVLPLVDLRDRMASALATTRAELILEAFDRRQESQARRLQGLLALRDRLETVSAEVDAIRGALGAGAPPPALAMSALRAAEDSAYTAFENRFRGSREEIRERLAGYAALFQGLAPVVDLGCGRGEFLDVLRERGIAARGVEGNASAVQHCRDRGFEVVFGDLLAFLHAEPAGALGGVFAAQVAEHLPPAVLGQMLKEAHRALRPGGLLLLETVNPRSVVGFLEVYNRDLTHERPLHPDTLSFLAAASGFTDVRVELRSPVDPSSRLQAIPPEGLPERAATLLNENLERLNGLLYGPLEYALMARR, from the coding sequence TTGCCAAGCGCGAGCGACGACCCGAGCCTGGACGCCTTGCGTCAGAGGCTCGACGCGGAAGAGGCGGCCTACGCCGAGCTGCTGGCCGCGGTCGATCGTCTGGCTTCCTTCCCCCTTCCTGCGGAGGCGCTGCCCGATCTGCCCGCCCGGGTTGGTCTCCTCAACATGCTCTGGGAGGCCCCGCCCCCGCCCCCGGGGTCGGGGTTGGGAGGGAAGGCCAGGAGGTGGGTCTGGGAGGCGCTGGCCCCCGCCCGCGCCCGTCAGACCGAGTTCAACGCCGCCCTCGTCCAAGTCCTGAACGGCTACCTGGAGGAGACGGGCCGGCTGCACGCGCGCTTGCGCGAGCTCGCCTCCGCCCTCGTCCACTATCTGCAGCGCGTCCTCCCTCTGGTCGACCTCCGCGACCGCATGGCCTCCGCCCTCGCGACCACGCGCGCGGAGCTGATTCTCGAGGCCTTCGACCGGCGACAGGAGTCCCAGGCCCGGCGGCTTCAGGGCCTGCTCGCCCTGCGCGACCGCCTGGAGACCGTGTCCGCGGAGGTGGACGCCATTCGGGGAGCGCTGGGAGCGGGGGCGCCGCCCCCGGCCCTGGCCATGTCGGCGCTGCGCGCGGCGGAGGACTCGGCCTACACCGCGTTCGAAAACCGCTTCCGCGGCAGCCGGGAAGAGATCCGGGAGCGGCTCGCCGGCTACGCCGCCCTCTTCCAGGGTCTCGCCCCCGTCGTGGACCTGGGCTGCGGCCGCGGGGAGTTCCTGGACGTGCTCCGGGAGCGGGGCATCGCCGCCCGCGGCGTGGAGGGGAACGCGAGCGCGGTCCAGCACTGCCGGGACCGGGGCTTCGAGGTGGTCTTCGGCGACCTTCTGGCCTTCCTCCACGCCGAGCCCGCGGGTGCCCTGGGGGGCGTGTTTGCGGCCCAGGTGGCCGAGCACCTCCCCCCCGCCGTCCTGGGGCAGATGCTCAAGGAGGCCCACCGCGCCCTCCGGCCGGGCGGGCTCCTCCTCCTGGAGACCGTGAATCCGCGCTCGGTGGTGGGCTTCCTCGAGGTCTACAACCGCGACCTCACGCACGAGCGGCCGCTGCATCCCGACACGCTGAGCTTCTTGGCCGCGGCCTCGGGCTTCACCGACGTGCGCGTGGAGCTGCGCTCTCCCGTGGACCCCTCCTCCCGCCTCCAAGCCATCCCCCCCGAGGGCTTGCCCGAGCGGGCGGCCACGCTCCTGAACGAAAACCTGGAGCGGCTGAACGGCCTGCTCTACGGGCCCCTGGAGTACGCGCTCATGGCGCGTCGGTAG
- a CDS encoding glycosyltransferase encodes MRLAFLTPLPPASTGVADYSAEVLARLAERHEIDVFHGQDRLDPSRIPGPCRVHHASGFLNRHAQRPFDLAIYQMGNGLDHAFLYEPLARVPGLLVLHDLVLHHSRARMFLDAPEVVAYRREPSSPGRRDAARPHLQAYRDEVAYSYPGQAGRLDEAHLSTLGRLLPYAFPLFRIPVEASRLTAAHNDFVLESVRSEVPEAEVARIPMAAERAAVAPSAVLELRARLGIPAGAFVVGTFGLLTREKQIETLARAVARAAVALPHLWLLLVGPVPDPGRLTRLLLERGVRERTIVTGPVPFWTLPAHMEAADLVVHLRYPTARETSAALLRVLAQGRPTVISDLEHLDDVPAGAAVRADVTDEEGEVTRAILRLAGSPAARGELSRRARAFMRREHSFARSLEGYEAAIERARARPDPPPRPWPAHWPRPRRPGEPA; translated from the coding sequence ATGCGCCTCGCCTTCCTGACCCCCCTCCCCCCCGCCTCCACCGGCGTCGCCGACTACAGCGCCGAGGTCCTGGCCCGGCTCGCGGAGCGTCACGAGATCGACGTGTTCCACGGGCAGGACCGCTTGGACCCCTCCCGCATCCCGGGGCCGTGCCGCGTCCACCACGCGAGCGGCTTCCTGAATCGTCACGCGCAACGGCCCTTCGACCTCGCGATCTACCAGATGGGGAACGGTCTCGATCACGCTTTTCTCTACGAACCGCTGGCGAGGGTCCCGGGCCTGCTCGTCCTGCACGACCTGGTGCTGCACCACTCGCGGGCCCGGATGTTCCTGGACGCGCCGGAGGTGGTGGCCTATCGCCGCGAGCCCTCGAGCCCGGGGCGGCGCGACGCCGCCCGACCCCACCTCCAGGCCTACCGCGACGAGGTCGCCTACTCGTATCCCGGGCAGGCGGGCCGCCTGGACGAGGCCCACCTCTCCACCCTGGGCCGCCTCCTCCCCTACGCCTTTCCCCTCTTCCGCATCCCGGTGGAGGCCTCCCGCCTCACCGCCGCCCACAACGACTTCGTGCTGGAGTCGGTTCGGTCGGAGGTACCGGAGGCGGAGGTGGCCCGGATCCCCATGGCCGCGGAGAGGGCGGCGGTGGCACCCAGCGCGGTCCTTGAGCTGCGCGCGCGCCTGGGCATCCCCGCCGGAGCCTTCGTAGTGGGAACCTTCGGCCTCCTCACCCGGGAGAAGCAGATCGAGACCCTGGCGAGGGCGGTGGCGCGGGCGGCGGTCGCGCTCCCCCATCTGTGGCTGCTGCTGGTGGGACCCGTGCCCGACCCCGGCCGTCTCACCCGCCTCCTGCTCGAGCGGGGGGTGCGGGAGCGGACGATCGTGACCGGCCCCGTCCCCTTCTGGACCCTACCCGCCCACATGGAGGCGGCCGATCTCGTCGTTCACCTGCGCTACCCCACCGCGCGGGAGACTTCGGCCGCCCTGCTGCGGGTCCTGGCCCAGGGCCGCCCCACCGTGATCTCCGACCTCGAGCATCTCGACGACGTTCCCGCGGGGGCCGCGGTTCGCGCCGACGTCACCGACGAAGAGGGCGAGGTGACGCGGGCCATCCTCCGGCTGGCCGGGAGCCCGGCGGCGCGGGGCGAGCTCTCGCGGCGCGCCCGCGCCTTCATGCGCCGCGAGCATTCCTTCGCCCGCTCTCTGGAGGGGTACGAGGCGGCGATCGAGCGCGCCCGGGCCCGCCCGGACCCCCCGCCTCGGCCGTGGCCCGCCCACTGGCCGCGTCCCCGGCGCCCCGGGGAACCCGCCTAG
- a CDS encoding M20/M25/M40 family metallo-hydrolase has translation MRLLLVCALATLTALGLAAFRPAVVTPLERAAAQSIRAEQLRADVRFLVSDLLDGRGPGSRGDRLAQAFIAARMEGIGLEPGAPDGSWFQPFDIVGVSSRPAGRILLARGAVKEELWPLEDVVAAAGVPSPEARIEGAEIVFGGYGIVAPEFGGDDDKGADLRGKVLLMMNREPESGPSSFAGGGRHQCGRGDEKYDLAAKMGAAGAILIHTARSAGCPWSLVESSWGGEQFSLPSEGGPQLRVKAWITEEAARRIARLSGQDLDTLRRGAERRDFRPLPLGVALTLALRSEVRRGQTANVIGRLPGSDLGLSREGVVYTAHHDHLGAKPGPDASASAACDHASGVAVLLAIAEAMKALPQTPPRTTFFAAVGGEEWGRLGSRYLAGRPPLPAGRLAADINVEGIAIGGRTRDVTQIDRGQSSLDDWVEALAAVQDRHVVSPPSPDACSLPDPFSFARIRVPVASLGSGTEAIGQPAGGGQKPDETGKAEASRRLAEDGDFAGAVEDAQLLFYLGVKVGSATPRPTWRGSDEFKATREARAEPGIR, from the coding sequence ATGAGACTGCTTCTGGTCTGCGCCCTGGCCACCTTGACCGCACTCGGTCTGGCCGCGTTCCGGCCGGCCGTGGTGACCCCCCTGGAGAGAGCGGCCGCCCAGTCGATCCGCGCCGAGCAGCTGCGCGCGGACGTCCGCTTCCTGGTGAGCGATCTCCTCGACGGTCGTGGTCCGGGGAGCCGCGGAGACCGGTTGGCCCAAGCCTTCATCGCCGCGCGGATGGAGGGCATCGGCCTCGAGCCCGGCGCTCCGGATGGCTCCTGGTTCCAGCCCTTCGACATCGTGGGTGTGAGCAGCCGGCCCGCGGGGCGGATCCTCCTTGCGCGGGGGGCGGTGAAGGAGGAGCTGTGGCCGCTCGAGGACGTGGTGGCCGCCGCGGGGGTTCCGTCTCCGGAAGCGCGGATCGAAGGGGCGGAGATCGTGTTCGGGGGCTACGGCATCGTGGCCCCGGAGTTCGGCGGGGACGACGACAAGGGAGCCGATCTCAGGGGCAAAGTCCTCTTGATGATGAACCGCGAGCCCGAGAGCGGCCCCTCGAGCTTCGCGGGCGGGGGGCGGCACCAATGCGGGCGCGGGGACGAGAAGTACGACCTGGCCGCGAAAATGGGGGCCGCGGGGGCGATCCTCATCCACACCGCGCGCTCTGCCGGCTGCCCCTGGTCGCTCGTCGAGTCCTCTTGGGGCGGAGAGCAGTTCAGCTTGCCGAGCGAGGGCGGCCCCCAGCTCCGCGTGAAGGCCTGGATCACCGAGGAGGCCGCGAGACGAATCGCTCGCCTCTCCGGCCAGGACCTGGACACGCTCCGGCGGGGCGCCGAGAGGAGGGACTTCCGCCCCCTGCCCCTGGGCGTAGCCTTGACCCTCGCCTTGCGGAGCGAGGTGAGGCGCGGGCAGACGGCCAACGTGATCGGCCGGCTGCCCGGCAGCGACCTGGGCCTGTCCCGGGAGGGGGTCGTCTACACCGCCCACCACGACCACCTCGGGGCTAAGCCCGGCCCAGACGCGAGCGCGAGCGCCGCCTGCGACCACGCCTCCGGGGTGGCCGTCCTCCTGGCCATCGCCGAAGCCATGAAGGCGTTGCCGCAGACCCCGCCCCGCACCACGTTCTTCGCGGCGGTGGGAGGAGAGGAGTGGGGCCGGCTCGGCTCGCGGTACCTCGCCGGGCGGCCTCCCCTGCCCGCGGGGCGATTGGCCGCGGACATCAACGTGGAGGGCATCGCGATCGGGGGGAGAACGCGGGACGTCACGCAGATCGATCGGGGCCAGTCCTCCCTCGACGATTGGGTCGAGGCCCTGGCCGCCGTCCAGGATCGCCACGTGGTCTCTCCTCCGTCCCCGGACGCATGCTCGCTTCCCGACCCCTTCAGCTTCGCCCGCATCAGAGTTCCGGTGGCGTCCCTCGGCTCGGGCACGGAGGCCATCGGCCAGCCGGCGGGCGGGGGTCAGAAACCAGACGAGACCGGGAAGGCCGAGGCGTCTCGTCGGCTCGCAGAGGATGGGGACTTCGCGGGAGCGGTGGAGGACGCCCAGCTCCTCTTCTACCTGGGGGTCAAGGTCGGGAGCGCCACCCCCCGACCGACCTGGCGGGGGAGCGACGAGTTCAAGGCCACGCGGGAGGCACGGGCCGAGCCGGGGATACGCTGA
- a CDS encoding HAD hydrolase-like protein, which yields MLFDIDGTLLSAGGVSSRALEDALQETFGAVGPVAGYDYSGKTDPQIVRELMRGAGFLDEEIVALRSTALERYRSRLLELLRPEDVVAKPGVGPLLEALAATRGVTLGLLTGNLEPCARAKLAPLRANRHFPFGAFGSDHEDRYRLPALAVARARDLTGLEFAGKRVVVVGDSIHDVLCGRGLGVRAVAVATGRTPQERLAAESPDALLDDFSQTEVALRAILGEPA from the coding sequence GTGCTCTTCGACATCGACGGCACGCTCCTCTCCGCGGGAGGGGTCTCCTCGCGGGCTCTGGAGGACGCGCTCCAGGAGACGTTCGGCGCCGTGGGCCCCGTCGCCGGATACGACTATTCCGGGAAGACCGATCCCCAGATCGTGCGCGAGCTCATGCGGGGGGCCGGCTTTCTGGACGAAGAGATCGTGGCCCTTCGCTCAACCGCCCTGGAGCGGTACCGCTCGCGGCTCCTGGAGCTCCTGCGCCCGGAGGACGTGGTGGCCAAGCCGGGCGTGGGCCCCCTCCTGGAGGCCCTGGCCGCGACGAGGGGGGTCACGCTTGGCCTCCTCACCGGCAACCTGGAGCCCTGTGCGCGGGCCAAGCTCGCGCCCCTCCGCGCCAACCGCCACTTCCCCTTCGGGGCCTTCGGCTCCGACCACGAGGACCGCTATCGCCTGCCCGCCCTGGCCGTGGCCCGCGCGCGCGACCTCACCGGGCTGGAGTTCGCGGGGAAGCGGGTGGTGGTCGTCGGGGACTCCATCCACGACGTGCTCTGCGGGCGTGGCCTGGGCGTGCGGGCGGTGGCGGTGGCCACGGGGCGGACGCCCCAAGAGCGCCTGGCCGCGGAGTCCCCCGACGCGCTCCTCGACGACTTCTCGCAAACCGAGGTGGCGCTGCGCGCGATCCTGGGGGAGCCCGCATGA
- a CDS encoding aspartate carbamoyltransferase catalytic subunit encodes MSAFPHRHLLGIEPLEPADIQVVLDTADGLKEVLDRPIKKVPVLRGKTVVNLFYEASTRTRSSFEIAEKVLSADSLSISTATSSVQKGETLLDTAKNLEAMNPDMIVIRHASSGAPHFLARHCRSAIVNAGDGAHEHPTQALLDALTLRQRKGRLKGLRVAIVGDLLHSRVARSNLWLLSKMGASVVLCAPPTLVPPGIERLAPVTWRIEEAVEGADAIMVLRIQRERMTGGYLPSPREFFNRFGLTEERVRRAKKDVLILHPGPMNRGVEIASEVADGPYSVILDQVTNGVAVRMAVLYLLLGGGAGAAS; translated from the coding sequence GTGAGCGCGTTCCCCCACCGCCATCTCCTGGGCATCGAGCCCCTGGAGCCGGCCGATATCCAGGTGGTCCTCGACACCGCGGACGGGCTGAAGGAGGTGCTGGACCGCCCCATCAAAAAGGTGCCCGTGCTCAGGGGCAAGACCGTGGTCAACCTCTTCTACGAGGCCTCCACGCGCACCCGCTCGTCGTTCGAGATCGCGGAGAAGGTCCTCTCCGCGGACAGCCTCAGCATCTCGACCGCCACCTCCAGCGTCCAGAAGGGAGAGACGCTGCTCGACACCGCCAAGAACCTCGAGGCCATGAACCCAGACATGATCGTGATCCGCCACGCCTCCTCCGGGGCCCCGCACTTCCTGGCCCGGCATTGCCGGTCCGCGATCGTGAACGCGGGGGACGGGGCCCACGAGCACCCCACCCAGGCCCTCCTCGACGCCCTCACCCTCCGCCAGCGCAAGGGGCGGCTCAAGGGTCTGCGGGTGGCCATCGTAGGGGACCTGCTGCACAGCCGGGTGGCCCGCTCGAACCTGTGGCTGCTCTCGAAGATGGGGGCCTCGGTCGTGCTGTGCGCCCCTCCCACCCTGGTGCCCCCCGGGATCGAGCGGCTGGCCCCCGTCACCTGGCGGATCGAGGAGGCGGTGGAGGGGGCGGACGCGATCATGGTGCTGCGGATCCAGCGGGAGCGGATGACGGGCGGCTACCTCCCCTCCCCCCGGGAGTTCTTCAACCGCTTCGGCCTCACCGAGGAGCGGGTCCGGCGGGCCAAGAAGGACGTGCTGATCCTTCACCCCGGCCCCATGAACCGCGGGGTGGAGATCGCGAGCGAGGTGGCCGACGGGCCCTACTCCGTGATCTTGGACCAGGTCACCAACGGGGTGGCCGTCCGCATGGCCGTGCTCTACCTCCTGCTCGGGGGCGGCGCGGGGGCGGCCTCGTGA
- a CDS encoding circularly permuted type 2 ATP-grasp protein, translating into MEGALAAARAYNRRLEADPAAAREQAAWLTEELSRAGVTFDRAPMASFLRPQFVERTAWEALRAEGRRLLELAARVARRAFLGDVGRLCAFLGTPAAEARWLAVDPGEPDVVVSRLDAFLTPTGPRFIEINSDAPAGFGYSDRMAKVFSELPVFRAFALETPLAYQPSEEGLVQAVLGALRDPGAGRPGVAIADWADVKTRADQEILREAFAARGVDCFLADPREMTVLGGRLRAGSRLVDVVYRRVVLSELLKREDEVRPFLSAYRLGLVPFVNSFRCRLSEDKAFLALLTDEAFASLLSEDERAFVARVTPWTRKVEERRTLKDGQEIDLLPHVLANRRSLVLKPAHGYGGQSVLVGDDTEPALWEGAVRAGLAEPWVVQERVTIPEEPFPVLTGGELKFEFLKVNTNPFYVTGAEVGAVTRVSRSSVINVSAGGGSVPIFVVGST; encoded by the coding sequence GTGGAAGGAGCGCTAGCCGCCGCCCGCGCCTACAACCGTCGCCTGGAAGCCGATCCCGCCGCCGCGCGCGAACAGGCCGCTTGGCTTACTGAGGAGCTCTCGCGGGCGGGGGTCACTTTCGACCGGGCGCCCATGGCGAGCTTCCTTCGGCCCCAGTTCGTGGAGCGGACCGCCTGGGAGGCCCTGCGGGCGGAGGGGCGGCGCCTGCTCGAGCTGGCGGCGCGAGTGGCCCGGCGCGCGTTCTTGGGGGATGTGGGCCGGCTGTGCGCGTTCCTGGGCACCCCGGCCGCGGAGGCGCGCTGGCTGGCCGTGGACCCGGGGGAGCCCGACGTGGTGGTCTCGCGGCTCGACGCCTTCCTCACCCCCACCGGCCCCCGCTTCATCGAGATCAACAGCGACGCCCCCGCCGGTTTTGGCTACAGCGACCGCATGGCCAAGGTCTTCTCGGAGCTCCCGGTCTTCCGGGCGTTTGCCCTCGAGACGCCCCTCGCCTACCAGCCCTCGGAGGAGGGGCTCGTCCAGGCCGTGCTGGGGGCGCTGCGGGATCCCGGGGCGGGGCGGCCGGGAGTGGCCATCGCGGATTGGGCGGACGTGAAGACGAGGGCGGACCAGGAAATCCTGCGCGAGGCCTTTGCCGCCCGCGGCGTCGACTGTTTCCTCGCCGATCCCCGCGAGATGACGGTTCTCGGGGGGCGCCTCCGGGCCGGCTCCCGCCTCGTGGATGTCGTCTACCGCCGGGTGGTGCTCTCGGAGCTCCTCAAGCGCGAGGACGAGGTGCGCCCCTTCCTGAGCGCCTATCGCCTTGGCCTCGTCCCCTTCGTGAACTCCTTCCGTTGCCGGCTCTCCGAAGACAAGGCCTTCCTCGCCCTCCTCACCGACGAGGCCTTCGCCTCCCTTCTGAGCGAGGACGAGCGAGCGTTCGTGGCCCGGGTCACCCCCTGGACTCGAAAGGTGGAGGAGCGGCGCACGCTGAAGGACGGGCAAGAGATCGATCTGCTGCCCCATGTCCTCGCGAACCGCCGGAGCCTGGTCTTGAAGCCCGCCCATGGGTACGGAGGGCAGTCCGTGCTCGTGGGCGACGACACGGAGCCGGCCCTATGGGAAGGGGCGGTCCGGGCGGGCCTGGCCGAGCCCTGGGTGGTGCAAGAGCGGGTGACGATCCCCGAGGAGCCCTTCCCGGTGCTCACGGGCGGCGAGTTGAAGTTCGAGTTCCTCAAGGTCAATACCAACCCCTTCTACGTCACGGGGGCCGAGGTGGGGGCGGTCACGCGGGTGTCACGCAGCAGCGTGATCAACGTCAGCGCGGGGGGGGGAAGCGTCCCGATCTTCGTGGTGGGCTCCACCTGA
- a CDS encoding PilZ domain-containing protein, producing the protein MRQRGAFGPEGLERRRALRIPARDGVPLVSVVGAELVRVSSYGMMIESPLALEMDSVLKLRLIVAGEQADVEARVAACALGTTGDRRRFGVGLEFTRIAPRVRARLVQVLAEARDAVSST; encoded by the coding sequence TTGAGGCAGCGTGGAGCGTTCGGACCCGAGGGCCTGGAGAGGCGGCGTGCCCTCCGCATCCCCGCCCGGGATGGGGTCCCCCTCGTCTCCGTGGTGGGGGCCGAGCTCGTGCGCGTGAGCTCCTACGGAATGATGATCGAGTCGCCCCTCGCCCTGGAGATGGACTCCGTCCTGAAGCTGCGCCTGATCGTGGCCGGGGAGCAGGCGGACGTGGAGGCGCGCGTGGCCGCCTGCGCCCTGGGCACCACCGGCGATCGCCGGCGCTTCGGCGTGGGCCTGGAGTTCACCCGGATCGCGCCCAGGGTTCGGGCGCGGCTCGTCCAGGTTCTGGCCGAGGCCCGGGACGCCGTCTCCTCTACCTGA
- the pyrR gene encoding bifunctional pyr operon transcriptional regulator/uracil phosphoribosyltransferase PyrR, whose product MAGPSPQIEKAVLMDAGRVARTLARMAHEILERHPDMRGVVLVGVRSRGVPLARRLAGLLREASGVEPAVGALDISLYRDDFTMIASQPITKGTEIPFSIDGRTVIVVDDVLFTGRTVRAALDQLIDFGRPDRIELAVLVDRGHRELPIRADYAGRSLATARQEIVQVLLREEDGRDGVLLLERRARRAQRGGARRGRARGRRGK is encoded by the coding sequence ATGGCCGGCCCCTCTCCCCAGATTGAGAAGGCAGTTCTCATGGACGCGGGCCGCGTGGCCCGCACCCTGGCCCGCATGGCCCACGAGATCCTGGAGCGCCACCCCGACATGCGGGGGGTGGTGCTGGTGGGGGTGCGCAGCCGCGGGGTGCCCCTCGCCCGCCGGCTGGCCGGTCTCCTCCGGGAGGCGAGCGGGGTCGAGCCCGCGGTGGGGGCCCTGGACATCTCCCTCTACCGCGACGATTTCACGATGATCGCGAGCCAGCCCATCACCAAGGGAACCGAGATCCCCTTCTCCATCGACGGCCGCACGGTGATCGTGGTGGACGACGTGCTCTTCACCGGGCGCACGGTGCGCGCCGCCCTCGACCAGCTCATCGACTTCGGCCGCCCCGACCGCATCGAGCTGGCCGTGCTCGTGGACCGGGGCCACCGCGAGCTCCCCATCCGCGCCGACTACGCGGGTCGGAGCCTGGCCACGGCGCGGCAGGAGATCGTGCAGGTGCTTCTCCGGGAGGAGGACGGAAGGGACGGGGTCCTGCTCCTGGAGCGCCGGGCCCGGCGGGCCCAGCGGGGGGGGGCCCGCCGCGGGCGGGCCCGGGGAAGGAGAGGGAAGTGA
- a CDS encoding SUMF1/EgtB/PvdO family nonheme iron enzyme, whose protein sequence is MAIASLPRPGRSPLAPSTALVPAGRFRMGSDDGRDDERPVHEVEVPAFHIGRTPVTTLAYARFLAGGRVEAPPWWSDPAFWAPEQPVVGVSWFDATGYCSWLSRTVGGRWRLPTEAEWERAARGGLASAATAWGAALPPGEVPEGALSGPWRVGQGTPNGYGLFDMGTIVHEWCLDWYRADFYRAGPTRNLRGPAEGERRSSRGGSWRHRVRWSSPAARSSLLPSMRYADYGFRVLREVS, encoded by the coding sequence ATGGCGATTGCCTCTCTGCCCCGGCCCGGTCGGTCTCCGCTCGCTCCCTCGACCGCCCTCGTCCCCGCCGGACGCTTCCGCATGGGCTCGGACGACGGCCGCGACGATGAGCGCCCCGTCCACGAAGTCGAGGTTCCCGCTTTCCACATCGGGCGGACCCCGGTCACGACGCTCGCCTACGCCCGGTTCCTGGCCGGGGGGCGGGTGGAGGCCCCGCCTTGGTGGTCCGATCCCGCATTCTGGGCCCCCGAGCAGCCGGTGGTCGGCGTCTCGTGGTTCGATGCCACGGGTTACTGCTCCTGGCTCTCGCGGACGGTGGGAGGGCGCTGGCGTCTCCCCACCGAGGCGGAGTGGGAGCGGGCCGCGCGCGGCGGCCTGGCCTCGGCGGCCACGGCCTGGGGCGCGGCGCTGCCGCCGGGAGAGGTGCCGGAGGGCGCCCTCTCCGGCCCCTGGCGGGTGGGACAGGGGACGCCGAACGGCTATGGCCTCTTCGACATGGGCACGATCGTCCACGAGTGGTGCCTGGACTGGTACCGGGCCGACTTCTACCGGGCGGGGCCGACGCGAAACCTCCGGGGGCCGGCGGAGGGCGAGCGGCGGTCGAGCCGGGGGGGATCGTGGCGCCACCGCGTCCGCTGGTCCTCCCCCGCCGCGCGCAGCAGCCTCCTTCCCAGCATGCGATACGCGGACTACGGGTTCCGCGTGCTGCGCGAGGTCTCTTGA